In Microvenator marinus, one genomic interval encodes:
- a CDS encoding serine/threonine protein kinase, giving the protein MAQQRYHVIERIDAGGMAEVFKANSTSLQGFEKLVAIKRILPDLTKNERFVRMFLDEAKVSLHLNHTNCVQVFDLGLADSTYFIVMEFVDGTNLKNIIELLKAQGKAISTEQVAYIALEICKGLAHAHNKKDQQNNHLGIVHRDISPPNVLISSEGEVKITDFGLAKAKSQVETTDPGIVKGKFGYLSPEAAHGEAVDARTDVFAVGILMWEMLTGTRLFLGESDIDTLQLVRKNKVPPLSKFRSDVPPEFEAIIRHALESDIQKRYQTAEELGRAVSAFLFSYGRPVTSFDIAGFVQHYRAHKSPPKRTEKDKAVDAEIQAAVNRIVSLEEVEDLDLYLASQYGKFESEGGGEFGDDGSFEDPRLWADFGLDDVSVREAPVSEDEAWQERGLDEIMRRRQTYPGGHPTISPEEATVEVNPQVAQDAIRHAQRAAGRPGADVPLHQRGPQKGAAPDRSIELAHDIQGQAEFVPAAQAKAEAAAKRSGTTQEIKVKKEGSKTVMIVVSVLILLCILAVIGVVMTQG; this is encoded by the coding sequence ATGGCTCAGCAACGATATCACGTCATCGAACGCATTGACGCCGGTGGCATGGCCGAAGTTTTCAAGGCCAACTCCACCAGCCTTCAGGGTTTCGAGAAGCTAGTTGCGATCAAACGCATTCTGCCTGACTTGACCAAGAACGAGCGTTTCGTGCGCATGTTCCTTGATGAAGCCAAGGTCTCGCTCCACCTAAATCACACGAACTGCGTCCAAGTTTTTGACCTCGGACTCGCCGATAGCACCTACTTCATCGTGATGGAGTTCGTGGACGGCACGAATCTCAAGAATATTATTGAGCTGCTGAAGGCGCAGGGCAAAGCGATTTCTACCGAGCAGGTAGCCTATATTGCGCTTGAAATCTGTAAGGGGCTCGCACACGCGCACAATAAGAAAGACCAGCAGAACAACCACCTCGGCATCGTCCATCGCGATATCAGCCCTCCAAACGTGCTCATTTCGTCGGAGGGCGAGGTCAAGATTACGGACTTCGGTCTGGCGAAAGCCAAATCCCAGGTGGAGACAACCGATCCGGGCATCGTGAAGGGTAAGTTCGGCTATCTTTCGCCGGAAGCTGCTCACGGTGAGGCCGTTGACGCGCGAACAGACGTGTTTGCTGTTGGCATCTTGATGTGGGAGATGCTCACCGGTACTCGCCTCTTCTTAGGCGAGTCGGATATCGACACCTTGCAACTCGTTCGAAAGAACAAAGTCCCGCCGCTTTCAAAATTCCGTAGCGATGTGCCACCCGAATTCGAGGCAATCATTCGGCACGCCCTGGAAAGCGACATTCAGAAGCGCTATCAAACGGCGGAAGAGTTGGGCCGAGCGGTATCTGCGTTTCTTTTTTCCTACGGACGCCCCGTCACGTCTTTTGATATCGCGGGTTTCGTCCAGCACTACCGGGCCCATAAGAGTCCACCGAAGCGTACCGAGAAAGACAAAGCTGTGGACGCTGAGATTCAGGCCGCGGTGAACCGAATCGTGTCGCTCGAAGAAGTCGAAGACCTCGACCTCTACCTTGCGAGCCAGTACGGCAAGTTCGAGTCGGAAGGCGGAGGAGAATTTGGCGATGACGGGAGTTTTGAGGATCCAAGGCTCTGGGCTGATTTCGGGCTGGATGACGTCTCGGTTCGGGAGGCTCCGGTCAGCGAAGACGAAGCATGGCAAGAGCGTGGACTCGACGAAATCATGCGCAGGCGCCAAACCTACCCAGGTGGGCACCCTACGATTTCACCCGAGGAAGCAACTGTGGAGGTTAACCCACAGGTGGCTCAGGACGCGATTCGCCACGCGCAGCGCGCCGCAGGAAGGCCGGGCGCCGATGTCCCCTTACACCAACGTGGGCCGCAAAAAGGCGCAGCACCTGACCGCTCCATCGAGCTAGCGCACGATATTCAGGGGCAAGCCGAGTTTGTGCCTGCCGCACAGGCCAAAGCCGAAGCGGCTGCAAAACGCTCGGGAACAACTCAGGAAATCAAGGTCAAGAAGGAAGGCTCGAAGACTGTGATGATCGTGGTCTCCGTGCTGATCTTGCTTTGCATACTGGCCGTGATAGGTGTGGTGATGACTCAGGGGTGA
- a CDS encoding adenylate/guanylate cyclase domain-containing protein, producing the protein MAKLTYVDSRGRVHEVTLGHQATVGRHPDQDLQVLDRVVSKQHSIVEKDATGRYFVRDAGSRNGTFVNGKLVETRSELRNGDRITIGSSEIVFSEEMKTDPLAGRVTIMAGNMDTHIRGRVASRDEGRFLPEGNVEDERHLRQDYEKLRISYELNQAIGLEMDLEVLLDKILDKAFEIFPADRGVILLKEAESATLVPMVVKARGGEANIENVRISQTILSEIMEEKQGLLSSDAMMDSRFAGSHSIILEQIRSTMTVPLMHDDEVLGVIHLDSKIASGAFMEKDLQVLSGFARQAALMIRHQRLLTEFESQVVMREKLHRLLSPQLVEEVVSGRLDIKKGGELRRATVMFADIRGFTTISERMPPQEVVNLLNEYFELMVDIIFKYEGTLDKFVGDEIMAVWGAPITRPDDTERAVRAAVEMQQAMRRFNEAQDLSGNVGFEIGIGLNTGEVVAGYMGSTKSMNYTVMGDTVNTAARFCSTAGPQDVLIGENTFREVGFLFDLEKLPPTKLKGKLEHVDIYRVLNLKPVGDDTETHQSPRNW; encoded by the coding sequence ATGGCAAAACTTACCTACGTAGATAGCAGAGGGCGTGTACACGAAGTCACGCTTGGGCACCAGGCCACCGTGGGCCGGCACCCAGACCAAGACTTACAGGTCCTCGACCGAGTTGTCTCCAAGCAACATTCCATCGTGGAGAAAGACGCGACGGGCCGCTATTTCGTGCGCGATGCAGGCAGCCGAAACGGTACGTTCGTCAATGGCAAACTCGTTGAAACACGCTCGGAATTGCGAAATGGGGACCGAATTACCATCGGCTCGAGTGAGATAGTTTTCTCGGAAGAGATGAAAACTGACCCCTTGGCTGGCCGCGTGACCATCATGGCCGGGAATATGGACACCCATATCCGCGGACGAGTGGCATCGCGAGACGAAGGCCGATTCCTGCCCGAAGGAAACGTCGAAGATGAGAGGCACCTTCGCCAAGACTACGAAAAGCTGCGAATCTCCTATGAGCTCAATCAGGCCATCGGTCTCGAGATGGACTTGGAAGTCTTGCTCGACAAGATCTTGGACAAGGCGTTTGAGATTTTCCCAGCCGACCGTGGCGTGATCCTACTCAAAGAGGCTGAGAGTGCCACTTTGGTGCCCATGGTCGTCAAGGCTCGTGGCGGAGAAGCCAATATTGAGAATGTGCGGATTTCGCAGACGATTCTGAGCGAAATCATGGAAGAGAAACAGGGCCTCCTTTCGTCCGACGCCATGATGGACTCGAGGTTTGCGGGCTCGCACTCGATTATCCTGGAACAGATTCGCTCCACCATGACAGTCCCCCTGATGCACGACGACGAGGTTTTGGGAGTCATCCACCTCGACTCCAAAATCGCATCTGGCGCCTTTATGGAAAAGGACCTTCAGGTGCTCTCGGGATTTGCGCGTCAAGCGGCGCTCATGATTAGGCACCAGCGACTGCTGACCGAGTTCGAAAGCCAGGTCGTGATGCGTGAGAAATTGCACCGACTTCTCTCGCCTCAACTTGTGGAAGAAGTGGTCTCGGGCCGACTCGATATTAAGAAAGGCGGCGAGCTAAGGCGGGCCACCGTGATGTTCGCCGATATCCGTGGGTTTACGACGATTTCCGAGCGCATGCCTCCTCAAGAGGTGGTTAATCTCTTGAACGAATATTTTGAGCTGATGGTGGACATCATCTTCAAGTACGAGGGCACGCTCGATAAGTTCGTCGGCGATGAAATTATGGCTGTTTGGGGCGCTCCGATTACAAGACCTGACGACACCGAACGTGCGGTGCGGGCGGCGGTAGAGATGCAACAGGCCATGCGGCGGTTCAACGAAGCGCAAGATCTCTCGGGGAACGTGGGGTTCGAGATCGGCATCGGGCTGAATACTGGCGAGGTTGTGGCGGGCTATATGGGTTCTACCAAGAGCATGAACTATACGGTGATGGGTGACACCGTAAACACTGCGGCACGCTTCTGCAGCACGGCCGGCCCCCAAGACGTCTTGATAGGCGAAAACACCTTCAGAGAAGTTGGATTTTTATTCGACCTCGAAAAACTTCCGCCAACCAAATTGAAGGGTAAGCTCGAGCATGTAGATATTTATCGGGTTCTCAACCTCAAGCCCGTTGGTGACGACACTGAGACGCATCAATCACCTAGGAACTGGTGA
- a CDS encoding sigma-54-dependent transcriptional regulator, whose product MNTARILLVDDEIAHLKTLEKLFAKEGYEVLSAEGGTSALEILRQEPVNLVITDLMMPDLGGMELLKLIKTIRPECEVILMTAFGTVERAVQGMKEGAYDFITKPIKRATIVKSAAQALERQALVAENRVLKAQIAELKNERTIVGQSPPILKAISLVKQVAPSDVTVLLTGESGTGKELLARMIVERSQREKKPFITVNCAALPESILESELFGYEKGAFTGANQRRIGRFEAASGGTIFLDEIGELSPAVQVKLLRVLQEGEFERLGSNQRIEVDVRVIAATNRDLEEEMRTGNFRDDLYWRLNVVNIHAPALRARTDDVPLLAQHFLAIYAKKNRRQIQGIRAEVMETLRNYSWPGNVRELENLIERAVVLDRDGIVGEDDLPDGLSTTTKNPQHLSVPLGTTLEEIERRVIEETLKMTGNDKKLTAKLLGVATRTIYRKI is encoded by the coding sequence ATGAACACTGCCAGAATACTTCTCGTAGACGATGAAATTGCGCATCTAAAAACACTCGAGAAGTTGTTTGCCAAGGAGGGATACGAGGTCCTGAGCGCCGAAGGGGGGACTTCCGCCCTTGAAATCCTGCGCCAGGAGCCCGTCAATCTGGTCATCACGGACCTCATGATGCCCGATCTCGGCGGCATGGAGCTTCTCAAACTCATCAAGACGATTCGCCCCGAGTGCGAAGTGATTCTAATGACGGCATTCGGCACGGTGGAGCGAGCTGTCCAGGGGATGAAAGAGGGCGCCTACGACTTCATCACAAAGCCCATCAAGAGGGCGACTATCGTCAAGAGTGCGGCACAGGCGCTCGAGAGGCAGGCCCTTGTGGCAGAGAACCGAGTGTTGAAGGCACAAATCGCAGAGCTCAAAAACGAGCGAACCATCGTCGGTCAGTCCCCACCCATTTTGAAGGCTATCAGCCTTGTTAAACAGGTCGCTCCGTCGGATGTGACGGTGCTACTCACCGGCGAGTCAGGAACCGGAAAGGAGTTGCTCGCGCGAATGATCGTAGAGCGTTCTCAGCGCGAAAAGAAGCCGTTCATCACAGTGAACTGCGCTGCCCTTCCCGAATCCATCCTCGAGAGCGAATTGTTTGGCTATGAGAAGGGCGCCTTTACCGGCGCAAATCAGCGTCGGATAGGCCGATTTGAGGCCGCAAGCGGCGGGACCATCTTCCTGGATGAAATCGGAGAGTTGAGCCCAGCCGTGCAGGTCAAGCTGCTGCGTGTGCTTCAAGAAGGAGAGTTCGAACGTCTTGGCTCAAACCAGAGGATCGAGGTTGATGTACGTGTCATCGCCGCCACAAACCGAGATTTGGAAGAGGAAATGCGGACTGGGAATTTTAGAGATGACCTCTATTGGAGACTAAACGTGGTCAATATCCACGCTCCAGCCCTGCGCGCCAGAACTGACGACGTCCCCTTGCTCGCCCAACATTTCCTCGCGATCTACGCCAAGAAGAACCGTCGGCAAATCCAGGGAATTCGCGCCGAAGTCATGGAGACGCTCCGAAACTACTCGTGGCCGGGCAACGTCAGAGAGTTAGAGAATCTGATCGAACGTGCGGTCGTTCTCGACCGTGACGGGATTGTCGGAGAGGACGACTTGCCCGATGGACTCTCCACAACCACAAAGAATCCGCAACATCTGAGCGTGCCGCTCGGTACGACTCTGGAAGAGATCGAACGAAGAGTTATCGAAGAGACGCTCAAAATGACGGGCAATGATAAGAAGTTAACGGCGAAACTCCTCGGTGTGGCCACTCGAACCATCTATCGCAAGATTTGA
- a CDS encoding glutathione S-transferase family protein — protein MALKLYVSEASPYSIKIWALLNYVGLAPQVVHQNIINRFATIKRRSGATMVPMLLESGRPINDSTRIIEHIQSRAERPLIPDFEGAGFLAWLLEDFADEWMVRWFVTDRWAPDVAEVCGKRVGRELFFGIPVASEALGVQVGRVLSKTLAKKGVLSDQEALKASRSRLLSTLETLFEDQPYIFGNTPSVADFSFYGVLWQHRSDPLGAKALEGYPRVNEFIDRVDAWRWHKGVWLEPKLRDLSELEDLFAEVFGTYMLMLVENLKSRSSSSRSAKATLLDGSPFEFQASGYFIARLKEHLARGIQPRQDLLPDAAAKIEEGWFGVLRQLSDFEAGRQVLKEFGFE, from the coding sequence ATGGCCCTAAAACTCTATGTTTCCGAGGCGAGTCCTTATTCGATTAAGATTTGGGCTCTGCTCAATTATGTGGGCCTAGCACCCCAAGTTGTGCACCAGAACATCATCAATCGTTTCGCGACCATCAAGCGACGCTCAGGAGCTACCATGGTGCCCATGCTCTTGGAGTCTGGACGCCCGATCAACGACTCAACCCGCATCATCGAACATATCCAGAGTAGGGCGGAACGCCCGTTGATTCCGGATTTTGAAGGCGCAGGGTTTCTGGCGTGGCTTCTTGAAGATTTTGCGGATGAATGGATGGTTCGTTGGTTCGTCACCGACCGATGGGCGCCCGACGTCGCCGAAGTCTGTGGAAAGCGCGTTGGCAGGGAGCTCTTCTTTGGCATTCCTGTCGCCTCCGAGGCTCTTGGTGTCCAGGTTGGGCGAGTACTCTCAAAGACTCTGGCAAAAAAAGGGGTCTTGAGCGACCAAGAGGCGCTCAAAGCGTCCAGAAGCCGTCTCCTCTCTACTTTAGAGACTCTCTTTGAGGATCAACCCTACATCTTCGGGAACACCCCGAGCGTTGCCGACTTCTCGTTCTACGGCGTCTTATGGCAACATCGCTCGGACCCGCTTGGTGCAAAGGCGCTGGAGGGCTACCCCAGGGTCAACGAGTTCATCGATCGCGTGGATGCATGGCGCTGGCATAAAGGCGTTTGGCTCGAACCAAAATTGCGCGACTTAAGTGAACTCGAGGATCTCTTTGCCGAAGTCTTCGGAACCTACATGTTGATGCTGGTTGAGAATTTGAAGTCCCGATCCTCAAGCTCGAGGTCTGCGAAGGCGACCCTACTCGACGGCAGCCCATTCGAGTTCCAGGCTTCGGGCTATTTTATCGCTCGGCTCAAGGAGCACCTCGCGAGAGGTATCCAGCCGCGACAAGATCTTCTGCCCGACGCTGCGGCCAAGATTGAGGAGGGGTGGTTCGGCGTGCTTCGACAACTCTCAGACTTTGAAGCGGGTCGCCAAGTGCTCAAGGAATTTGGCTTTGAATAG
- a CDS encoding phosphate/phosphite/phosphonate ABC transporter substrate-binding protein, with product MKTRTAPLFGLIALLLFASCKKEEATEVKPETNQAGPKTTEVEVPATEEKLTLNLTAASIADNAAIAELEKALSEKLGRSFEVSISADVAGVVESLRNNEANLARLPAWPYLAAHHRADMSVFAVEMVNGKSSQDSLWVVRADEKAKSLVELKSKAIGFTTNTSAAGYLFASAALFDAKVLTLDDDPMKIFKDVQFTGGERTSVDRLIAGDLDAVALSQDGFEKLDEETRAKLKILNTQGPVPRASFSMKSMMSPEDKESIKKAFLELDPALIKRAFGVDGLSAVEEFEYSGAMEKVVQTVAADLPL from the coding sequence ATGAAGACCCGTACCGCTCCTCTCTTCGGCCTGATCGCCCTACTCCTCTTTGCTTCATGCAAAAAGGAAGAGGCGACAGAGGTTAAACCCGAAACCAATCAGGCCGGACCGAAGACGACCGAGGTCGAAGTCCCCGCGACCGAAGAGAAATTGACCCTGAACCTCACTGCGGCCAGCATCGCTGATAATGCGGCGATCGCGGAACTTGAGAAGGCACTATCGGAGAAACTTGGGAGGTCATTTGAGGTTTCCATTTCGGCCGATGTCGCAGGAGTCGTGGAGTCGCTTCGCAACAATGAAGCCAACCTCGCCCGCCTCCCCGCGTGGCCTTACCTGGCCGCGCATCATCGGGCCGACATGTCGGTGTTTGCTGTAGAGATGGTCAACGGGAAATCCTCACAAGACTCTCTCTGGGTGGTGCGAGCCGATGAAAAGGCGAAGTCGCTGGTGGAGTTGAAATCGAAGGCGATTGGATTCACAACGAACACATCTGCAGCGGGCTACCTGTTTGCTTCAGCGGCGCTCTTTGACGCGAAGGTTCTGACTCTCGATGATGACCCGATGAAAATCTTCAAAGACGTCCAATTCACTGGTGGAGAACGCACAAGCGTCGATCGATTGATAGCTGGGGACTTGGACGCCGTGGCGCTTAGTCAGGACGGATTCGAGAAACTCGACGAGGAAACACGCGCAAAGCTCAAGATCTTGAATACCCAGGGCCCGGTACCCCGTGCGTCGTTCTCGATGAAGAGCATGATGTCTCCCGAAGACAAGGAGTCCATCAAGAAGGCGTTCCTCGAGCTTGATCCGGCGCTCATCAAACGAGCGTTTGGCGTGGACGGATTGTCGGCGGTTGAGGAGTTTGAGTATTCAGGCGCGATGGAGAAAGTGGTGCAGACGGTCGCGGCAGACCTTCCCCTTTGA
- a CDS encoding HD domain-containing protein, which produces MQLLDILNFTERLEALPRTGWLNAGVSPCENISSHVFHVALITMWLCDQVEGVDEACALKMALLHDIGESLIGDLTPESKRLLGDVAHEAERNAVEKIVGTGEWLELWERYHRRECPESKVVKAADVIHLYSKALRYSEQRGANVSEFFTQRPSTGIPSADAVITDIFERWGKTTK; this is translated from the coding sequence ATGCAGCTTTTGGATATCTTAAATTTCACTGAGCGTCTTGAGGCCCTCCCACGAACGGGTTGGCTCAACGCTGGTGTTTCCCCGTGCGAAAACATTTCTTCTCACGTCTTCCACGTGGCGTTGATCACCATGTGGCTCTGCGACCAAGTCGAAGGCGTTGACGAAGCATGTGCGCTCAAGATGGCGCTCTTGCATGATATCGGTGAGTCTCTGATCGGTGATCTGACGCCCGAGTCGAAGCGGCTTCTCGGTGATGTGGCCCACGAGGCAGAAAGAAACGCAGTGGAGAAGATCGTCGGGACGGGCGAGTGGCTCGAGCTCTGGGAGCGCTATCATCGAAGAGAGTGTCCAGAGTCAAAAGTGGTGAAAGCCGCCGACGTGATCCATCTCTACTCAAAGGCCCTTCGTTATTCCGAGCAACGTGGAGCGAACGTAAGCGAGTTTTTTACGCAGCGTCCCAGCACCGGAATCCCAAGTGCCGACGCTGTGATCACAGACATCTTTGAGCGTTGGGGGAAAACAACGAAATGA
- the cpaB gene encoding Flp pilus assembly protein CpaB encodes MAKKKLLIAAIIVGLFAAVLLYLYASQLEKETEVLMRDQREVVKAARNIPAGTPLTKDRITTEKVPERFLPPNPLLEADLNIYLNTPLAVNVEQGAMILTSDFSVQEVSRTLSSKIPPSERAMSMPVDAISGVSGLLRPGDRVDILATFPVGSADQVVADEKGEDGVGYITMTLLQNVTLLAVGQEISDVPTGDQRQASGYATVTLSVTIEEAELITISQTRGKMTLLLRNREDVDMHTVSRRTLKEVMTQLEVIQAARTVRVKKSGPKKPAGPIIERGDDRR; translated from the coding sequence ATGGCAAAGAAAAAACTCCTCATCGCAGCGATTATCGTCGGTCTATTCGCTGCTGTTTTGCTCTACCTCTACGCAAGTCAGCTAGAGAAAGAAACCGAAGTGTTGATGAGAGACCAGCGTGAGGTGGTCAAAGCTGCGCGTAATATCCCCGCTGGCACCCCGCTCACCAAAGACAGAATCACAACCGAGAAAGTGCCTGAGCGCTTCCTTCCTCCTAACCCACTTCTTGAGGCAGACCTGAACATCTACCTCAACACGCCTCTGGCGGTGAACGTGGAGCAGGGCGCGATGATTCTTACGAGCGACTTCAGCGTTCAAGAGGTTTCGAGGACCTTGTCGTCCAAGATTCCTCCATCAGAGCGCGCGATGTCGATGCCTGTTGATGCTATCAGCGGCGTTTCGGGCCTTCTCCGTCCAGGGGATCGCGTGGACATCCTCGCGACGTTCCCTGTGGGTAGCGCGGACCAAGTTGTGGCGGACGAAAAGGGCGAAGACGGCGTGGGCTACATCACCATGACGCTCCTTCAAAACGTGACCCTTCTCGCTGTGGGCCAAGAGATCTCCGATGTTCCAACGGGTGACCAGCGTCAGGCTTCGGGCTACGCAACCGTCACGCTCTCGGTGACCATCGAAGAAGCTGAGCTCATCACCATCTCGCAGACCCGCGGAAAGATGACGCTTCTGCTCAGAAACCGCGAAGATGTGGACATGCACACCGTGTCGCGTCGAACACTCAAAGAGGTCATGACGCAGCTCGAAGTTATCCAAGCTGCTCGTACCGTCAGGGTTAAGAAGTCCGGGCCGAAAAAGCCAGCAGGACCAATTATCGAGCGCGGCGACGACCGTCGATAA
- a CDS encoding pilus assembly protein N-terminal domain-containing protein: MNTLNRLGAVGLTFAATALASSVAVAQAPDKEFTISVGETLTFNARGVDRVTIGLSQIADARPTSDNRQIILTGKQPGVTTVNIFSDRGQRTLLIRVVDVNPDSLAEEVRETLGERSGVDVRVVKGRVLLEGEVASEIYKRKIEKLVEIYPQQVLNFTTFREAFVEGARMVAIDLYFLQLATTNQDNIGVGWGQFLGANYSFGTGQVPLFYPGSTGGESFGSGVLPGEVNPGRLPDAIGLTGGDGASYWSLIGNINLTLDLMEQHGLIKEVKKGLIVTETGTEAEYHSGGTLLIRIVGQDVGAVVEKEYGLRVKVKPILDFENRVKVAIDADISELDYANGVGDLPALRNTSLNSVVNMMEGQSVLISAQQNVLDTSNEQGFWMLSRIPILGWLFKSRSYVGTGIDNAFFLTPRVYEPGGKLHRTLVEAAFEDLLNAGAEAEDLPELSNVQAPAAAPKPAPKAETKPDPNADLLD, translated from the coding sequence ATGAACACCTTGAATCGCTTGGGTGCTGTTGGACTGACCTTTGCTGCAACCGCGCTCGCCTCGAGTGTGGCAGTCGCACAGGCGCCAGACAAAGAATTCACCATTTCAGTTGGCGAAACACTGACCTTCAATGCCCGTGGCGTTGACCGTGTAACCATCGGTCTCTCCCAGATCGCAGACGCCCGTCCTACCTCGGACAACCGTCAGATCATCCTGACTGGAAAGCAGCCTGGTGTGACCACTGTCAATATCTTCTCAGACCGCGGTCAACGCACGCTTCTCATTCGAGTGGTGGACGTAAACCCTGACTCGCTTGCAGAAGAAGTTCGGGAAACCCTCGGCGAGCGCTCCGGCGTGGATGTGCGAGTGGTTAAGGGGCGCGTTTTGCTTGAAGGCGAGGTCGCGAGCGAAATCTACAAGCGCAAGATCGAAAAGCTTGTTGAGATCTACCCGCAGCAGGTTTTGAACTTTACCACCTTCCGTGAGGCTTTCGTTGAAGGCGCTCGAATGGTGGCTATCGACCTCTATTTCCTCCAGTTGGCAACGACCAATCAGGACAATATCGGTGTGGGTTGGGGTCAATTCCTCGGCGCAAACTACTCCTTCGGTACCGGCCAGGTTCCGCTCTTCTACCCCGGAAGCACGGGTGGAGAGTCTTTCGGATCGGGTGTGCTCCCTGGAGAAGTTAATCCTGGTCGTCTTCCGGATGCCATCGGTTTGACTGGTGGAGACGGCGCGTCTTACTGGTCCTTGATCGGCAATATCAACCTCACGCTTGATCTGATGGAGCAACACGGCCTCATCAAGGAAGTTAAGAAAGGGTTGATCGTCACAGAAACCGGTACGGAAGCTGAATACCACTCAGGTGGTACGCTCCTCATCCGTATCGTTGGACAAGACGTGGGCGCTGTTGTTGAGAAGGAGTACGGTCTTCGCGTGAAAGTGAAGCCGATTCTCGACTTCGAAAATCGCGTCAAAGTGGCGATCGATGCCGATATCTCGGAGCTCGATTATGCCAACGGCGTCGGTGATCTGCCTGCATTGCGTAACACCTCGCTCAATAGCGTTGTGAACATGATGGAAGGGCAATCTGTCCTGATCTCAGCTCAGCAAAACGTGCTTGATACCTCCAACGAGCAAGGCTTCTGGATGTTGAGCCGAATTCCGATTCTCGGCTGGCTCTTCAAGTCTCGTAGCTACGTCGGTACCGGTATCGACAATGCCTTCTTCCTGACCCCTCGCGTGTACGAGCCAGGTGGAAAGCTTCACAGAACGCTTGTTGAAGCCGCATTTGAAGACCTCTTGAATGCCGGTGCTGAGGCGGAAGATCTTCCAGAACTCTCCAACGTGCAGGCACCTGCTGCAGCCCCTAAACCAGCGCCAAAGGCTGAGACCAAGCCAGATCCGAACGCTGACTTACTCGATTGA